One Fusarium falciforme chromosome 1, complete sequence genomic window carries:
- a CDS encoding Arginine--tRNA ligase, with translation MAMATTTCSVSGIEDLLGKAGLHTPVPEFPGADIVHNPQDIFRVYLADMLQRLVDCDRLVAYEAIQPSNVTGQGDLVIVSPRLRLKDVKPKDLVLDLAHRLPRSPPFACPIKDGIHLRVFSSPNTLSRLLLPYIHDRCASYGYDSSLGLADAAAPDGPKKKVIVEFSSPNMESEFLVSHLRSTLVGSYVANIHTSMGWDVVKMNYLGDWGKQIGLLAAGWQRFGSKEEFAKQPLRHLLEVNHKIKELFKPEHEQLKAAKAEGKDASEIESQGLHAERDVFFKKMEDRDPEAIALWQQFRDATVKDYTDSYARLGVTFDEYSGESQVSAESVAEVEQALKEKGVYEEHDGSWMIDFTKHDAKGLSTAVVRFRNGTTSYLLRDLAAVLDRYKAHKFDKMIYVVAMEQEMHFHRVAKCLELMGRQDLAERIHHVGVAKINGLPDQLKDAKLLSDYLDGCRNVMQTSIDEPTEEPLFVDKTDKSVDLLGLSGLFIQDFTHKRTTPYTADSKKMASLVSESGAAIQNCYARLTSKLSEAPSEADYGTLDYAALEAEDYAELLRIMAQYPDTAQASFKNLEPSHIIIYLLRLVDQVMMTLDDDDEQDWAEKDETNKARMALYENARQVFENALRVLGVSPYSS, from the exons ATGGCTATGGCGACGACCACCTGCTCCGTCAGCGGCATAGAGGACCTACTTGGCAAGGCAGGGCTGCATACTCCCGTGCCCGAGTTCCCTGGCGCCGACATTGTGCACAACCCCCAGGACATCTTCCGAGTTTACCTCGCCGATATGCTGCAGAGGCTGGTCGACTGCGATAGATTGGTCGCCTATGAAGCCATCCAGCCGTCCAATGTTACCGGGCAAGGGGACCTCGTGATCGTGTCCCCGAGGCTTAGACTCAAGGACGTCAAGCCCAAGGACCTAGTTCTAGATCTCGCCCACAGA TTACCCAGGTCGCCGCCTTTCGCATGCCCCATCAAGGACGGTATCCATCTGCGCGTCTTCTCATCGCCCAACACATTGTCCCGCCTTCTCCTACCTTACATCCATGACAGGTGCGCCTCATATGGATATGACTCATCTCTCGGCCTTGCCGATGCAGCTGCGCCTGATGGGccgaagaagaaggtcaTCGTCGAGTTCTCGTCGCCCAATATGGAGAGCGAGTTCCTGGTGTCCCACCTGCGCAGCACATTGGTCGGTTCATACGTGGCCAACATCCACACTAGTATGGGGTGGGACGTCGTCAAGATGAACTACCTGGGGGACTGGGGCAAGCAGATTGGACTCCTTGCGGCGGGATGGCAGAGGTTTGGCTCTAAAGAAGAGTTTGCGAAGCAACCACTCCGTCACTTGCTCGAAGTCAAccacaagatcaaggagcttTTCAAGCCGGAGCATGAACAACTCAAAGCAGCGAAGGCCGAGGGGAAGGATGCTAGCGAGATCGAGTCACAGGGTCTACATGCCGAGAGGGAcgtcttcttcaagaagatggaggacaGGGACCCCGAGGCCATTGCACTCTGGCAACAGTTCCGCGACGCAACAGTGAAGGACTACACGGATTCCTATGCGCGACTCGGTGTCACATTTGATGAGTACTCAGGAGAGTCCCAGGTCAGCGCGGAATCAGTTGCCGAAGTTGAACAAGCTCtgaaggagaagggggtATACGAAGAACACGACGGGTCCTGGATGATCGACTTTACCAAGCATGACGCGAAGGGACTTTCAACGGCCGTGGTGCGTTTTCGAAATGGGACAACTTCATACCTATTGCGCGACCTTGCTGCAGTTCTTGACAGGTACAAGGCACACAAATTCGACAAGATGATCTACGTCGTCGCCATGGAGCAGGAGATGCACTTCCATAGGGTCGCAAAGTGTCTGGAGCTGATGGGAAGACAAGATCTCGCCGAGCGCATCCATCACGTGGGAGTTGCCAAGATCAATGGGCTACCGGATCAGCTCAAGGATGCCAAGTTGCTGAGCGACTACCTGGATGGCTGTCGCAATGTAATGCAAACCAGCATCGACGAACCGACGGAGGAGCCCCTTTTTGTGGACAAGACTGACAAGTCGGTGGATCTTCTTGGACTCTCTGGTCTTTTCATCCAGGATTTCACCCACAAGCGAACGACGCCGTACACTGCGGACTCTAAGAAGATGGCATCGCTGGTTAGCGAATCCGGCGCGGCGATCCAGAATTGTTATGCCAGGTTGACCTCAAAGTTGAGTGAAGCGCCGTCCGAGGCTGACTACGGAACACTGGACTACGCTGCCCTAGAGGCGGAGGACTATGCTGAGTTGCTACGCATCATGGCACAGTATCCTGACACAGCGCAGGCGTCTTTCAAGAATCTTGAGCCGTCTCACATCATTATCTACCTGCTCCGGCTTGTCGATCAAGTCATGATGAcgctcgacgacgacgatgagcagGATTGGGCGGAGAAGGATGAAACGAACAAGGCGAGGATGGCCTTGTATGAGAATGCGAGACAGGTATTCGAGAATGCCTTGAGAGTGCTGGGTGTCTCTCCATATAGTTCATGA